Proteins encoded within one genomic window of Brassica rapa cultivar Chiifu-401-42 chromosome A09, CAAS_Brap_v3.01, whole genome shotgun sequence:
- the LOC103836859 gene encoding uncharacterized protein LOC103836859 produces MEMVPLTTQKKIEETVKGILREADMDLMTEFKLRISASSILGFDLSGTNHKKLVRDVLEAFLLSNPSDDETVAPVDPNPPPTATASAGGGEDERFICKLSEKRNATVQKYRGQPFLSLGESSKEDGKPFRGVHLSANQWSVIKKNFSAIEEAIKQSESKSKSESKQNGDTSKHVEDNTSFSFSIIETSRFDGRGYLRWASQMELFLKQLNLSYVLSKPCPVTNTSQPDPAGKKWLKDDYICYTHLLNSLSDHLHRQYSKKFKHAKELWEELKWVYQCDESNSKRSQVRKYIEFQMVEDRPVLDQVQDFNKIADSIVSAGMFLDETFHVSTIISKFPPSWRGFSTRLMEEEFLPVWMLMERVKAEEEEVLRNGPQRVTYRPATGSCQMERMPPSIGRGWKRKEPERDGRVSIVCDNCGRRGHLAKNCWGKTVEERASGKPNRVTFSSTSPVGSETQATTKNDSRTIS; encoded by the exons ATGGAGATGGTTCCTCTTACTACACAGAAGAAAATAGAGGAGACAGTGAAGGGAATACTCAGAGAAGCAGACATGGACCTCATGACCGAGTTCAAGCTCCGCATCTCCGCTTCTTCTATACTCGGCTTCGACTTGTCCGGTACCAATCACAAGAAGCTTGTCAGAGACGTTCTCGAAGCCTTCCTTCTATCCAATCCCTCCGACGACGAGACGGTGGCTCCGGTGGATCCTAATCCTCCTCCTACCGCTACAGCTTCAGCTGGTGGAGGAGAAGATGAACGCTTTATTTGTAAG TTATCGGAGAAGCGAAATGCGACGGTTCAAAAGTACAGAGGCCAACCTTTTTTATCTCTTGGTGAGAGTTCTAAGGAAGATGGAAAGCCTTTCCGAG GAGTACATTTGTCAGCTAACCAGTGGTCTGTGATCAAGAAGAACTTCTCAGCGATAGAGGAAGCCATTAAGCAGTCCGAATCTAAATCAAA ATCTGAATCAAAACAAAACGGAGATACATCTAAGCATGTGGAAGACAATACCAGTTTTAGTTTTTCCATCATTGAAACTTCACGTTTTGACGGGAGGGGTTATCTTCGCTGGGCGTCACAGATGGAGCTTTTCTTGAAGCAACTGAATCTTAGTTATGTTCTCTCTAAGCCCTGTCCTGTTACCAACACCTCTCAACCTGATCCTGCCGGAAAAAAATGGCTGAAAGATGATTACATATGCTACACTCACTTGCTAAACTCCTTGTCAGACCATCTACACCGTCAATACTCGAAGAAGTTCAAACACGCCAAAGAACTGTGGGAGGAGTTAAAATGGGTCTACCAGTGTGATGAATCCAACTCGAAGAGGTCACAGGTGAGAAAGTACATCGAGTTTCAAATGGTAGAAGACAGACCGGTTCTTGATCAAGTCCAAGACTTCAACAAGATCGCTGATTCCATAGTGAGTGCTGGTATGTTTCTGGACGAGACGTTTCATGTGAGTACCATCATCTCCAAGTTTCCGCCGTCCTGGAGAGGGTTCAGCACCAGGTTGATGGAAGAGGAGTTTTTACCGGTCTGGATGTTGATGGAACGAGTCAAagctgaggaggaggaggttctCAGAAACGGACCGCAGAGGGTTACGTACAGACCAGCAACAGGGTCTTGTCAGATGGAGAGGATGCCACCGAGTATAGGAAGGGGTTGGAAGAGGAAAGAACCTGAGAGAGATGGGAGGGTCAGTATTGTTTGTGATAACTGTGGGAGGAGAGGACATCTTGCAAAGAACTGTTGGGGGAAGACAGTTGAGGAGAGAGCTTCTGGGAAACCAAACCGGGTTACTTTCTCATCCACTTCACCTGTTGGTTCAGAGACTCAAGCAACAACCAAGAATGATTCAAGAACCATCAGCTAA
- the LOC103836860 gene encoding lysine-specific demethylase JMJ25, whose translation MLTEEFEDNSWRQLGPVSMAHLKAMPVRVQRLCMVVLCGTSFEERMFQNLFEYLKKHEHEFCHLYNKPVDHPIIDQTMFLSESQKKQLKKEYDIEPWTFEQHLGEAVFIAAGCPYQVRNRQSCIKVALGFISPESIEECIRLTQEYMRLPKDHKFSKDKLEIQKIVLHAASSAIKEAQSLMQNS comes from the exons ATGTTAACGGAAGAATTTGAAGATAATTCGTGGAGGCAGCTAGGCCCAGTTTCCATGGCCCATCTGAAGGCAATGCCAGTGAGAGTTCAAAGGCTGTGCATGGTGGTGCTGTGTGGGACATCTTTCGAAGAGAGGATGTTCCAAAACTTATTTGAGTATTTGAAAAAGCACGAGCATGAGTTCTGTCACCTCTATAACAAACCT GTGGATCACCCAATTATTGACCAGACTATGTTCTTGAGTGAAAGTCAGAAGAAACAGCTGAAGAAGGAATACG ATATAGAACCATGGACATTTGAGCAACATCTCGGCGAAGCTGTTTTCATCGCTGCAGGTTGTCCTTACCAAGTTAGAAATAGACAG TCTTGCATAAAGGTGGCACTAGGTTTTATCTCTCCCGAAAGCATAGAAGAATGCATTAGGCTGACACAAGAGTACATGAGGTTGCCAAAAGACCACAAATTCAGCAAAGATAAATTAGAG ATTCAGAAAATAGTTCTGCATGCCGCTAGCTCAGCCATAAAAGAAGCACAAAGTCTAATGCAAAACTCCTAG